From a region of the Solanum stenotomum isolate F172 chromosome 2, ASM1918654v1, whole genome shotgun sequence genome:
- the LOC125856674 gene encoding putative zinc finger protein At1g68190 isoform X1 → MEMEKACEFCMLLKPVVYCEADAAHLCLSCDAKVHSANALSNRHPRTLVCECCGHNPAYIRCSDHQSFMCRDCDRCHHDLSSQHQRKVITSYMGSPSAKDLAALWGFGLKDLENVTPPDQFISTSNGKANGAKVTPKKFKRSHSSPGGSSLASELDFTGLVVSPESEVGSTSYYTKVLSLRKRRENTSLILQQILDLERLQLTEGSNNLTSGESRNNVSSLKNCTSWNMHNKFDCLQSSLDLGTELQDWGSTHESPVAESFPLPLPDGDSFWECKSPVQSSQLWPQNLQDLGAYAELECFDNSNMPDVDLTFQNFEELFGEEQDLNVTLLEEDMTCSSMENDSSIDRSDYSYVKKDISTASSVRAGHSTHFGQGYGEHIPTIKDCPPPIRTNFSSLSFSASRLSSESSGNEYVDSPAANDQEVSCNSQMDSKENLLAMQKEKKKARLSVFRYEKQARNTPRRARTNLKKQPIRGQVLKAHCYESDELNMSRSF, encoded by the exons ATGGAAATGGAGAAAGCATGTGAATtttgcatgttattgaagccaGTGGTGTATTGTGAAGCTGATGCAGCACACCTTTGTTTATCTTGTGATGCTAAGGTTCATTCAGCTAATGCCCTCTCTAATCGGCATCCTCGTACTCTTGTCTGTGAGTGCTGTGGACACAACCCTGCTTATATTCGATGTTCTGATCATCAATCGTTCATGTGTCGTGACTGTGACCGATGCCATCATGATCTCTCTTCTCAGCACCAGAGAAAAGTGATCACTAGTTACATGGGGTCTCCTTCTGCTAAGGATTTGGCAGCATTATGGGGATTTGGCTTGAAAGATTTGGAAAATGTCACTCCACCAGATCAGTTCATCTCAACATCGAATGGTAAAGCGAATGGAGCTAAGGTCactccaaaaaaatttaaacggTCTCACTCGTCACCGGGGGGGTCTTCCTTAGCTTCTGAACTTGACTTCACAGGTCTTGTTGTTTCTCCAGAATCAGAAGTGGGATCAACTAGTTACTACACTAAG GTGTTAAGCTTGCGTAAACGGAGGGAGAATACTTCTCTTATTCTACAGCAGATTCTTGACTTGGAAAGACTTCAGCTTACTGAGGGCAGTAACAATTTAACAAGTGGAGAAAGTCGAAATAATGTTTCTTCATTGAAAAATTGTACATCATGGAATATGCATAACAAATTTGATTGCTTGCAGAGTTCACTTGATCTTGGCACTGAACTTCAGGATTGGGGCAGTACTCATGAAAGTCCAGTTGCTGAATCGTTTCCATTACCGTTGCCAGATGGTGATTCGTTCTGGGAATGTAAAAGTCCGGTTCAGAGTAGTCAG CTTTGGCCTCAAAATCTGCAAGATCTAGGAGCTTATGCTGAACTAGAATGTTTCGATAATTCCAATATGCCTGATGTTGATTTGACCTtccaaaactttgaagaactctTCGGTGAGGAACAGGATCTGAACGTCACTCTTCTCGAGGAGGATATGACATGCTCATCTATGGAGAATGATTCATCGATCGATAGATCAGATTACAGCTATGTTAAGAAG GACATATCAACAGCTTCATCGGTCCGTGCAGGACATTCAACTCACTTTGGCCAAGGCTACGGTGAGCACATTCCCACGATCAAGGACTGTCCTCCGCCTATAAGAACAAACTTTTCCTCCTTGTCCTTCTCAGCATCAAGGCTGAGCAGTGAAAGCAGTGGTAACGAGTACGTGGATTCACCTGCTGCCAACGATCAGGAGGTTTCATGTAACTCACAGATGGACAGTAAAGAGAATCTATTAGCAatgcagaaagaaaaaaagaaggctAGGCT TTCTGTATTCAGGTATGAGAAACAAGCTCGGAATACACCTCGAAGAGCTAGGACTAACTTAAAAAAGCAGCCGATAAGAGGGCAGGTCCTGAAGGCACATTGTTATGAATCAGATGAACTTAATATGTCACGAAGCTTTTAA
- the LOC125856674 gene encoding putative zinc finger protein At1g68190 isoform X3, with product MEMEKACEFCMLLKPVVYCEADAAHLCLSCDAKVHSANALSNRHPRTLVCECCGHNPAYIRCSDHQSFMCRDCDRCHHDLSSQHQRKVITSYMGSPSAKDLAALWGFGLKDLENVTPPDQFISTSNGKANGAKVTPKKFKRSHSSPGGSSLASELDFTGLVVSPESEVGSTSYYTKVLSLRKRRENTSLILQQILDLERLQLTEGSNNLTSGESRNNVSSLKNCTSWNMHNKFDCLQSSLDLGTELQDWGSTHESPVAESFPLPLPDGDSFWECKSPVQSSQLWPQNLQDLGAYAELECFDNSNMPDVDLTFQNFEELFGEEQDLNVTLLEEDMTCSSMENDSSIDRSDYSYVKKDISTASSVRAGHSTHFGQGYGEHIPTIKDCPPPIRTNFSSLSFSASRLSSESSGNEYVDSPAANDQEVSCNSQMDKKKKARLSVFRYEKQARNTPRRARTNLKKQPIRGQVLKAHCYESDELNMSRSF from the exons ATGGAAATGGAGAAAGCATGTGAATtttgcatgttattgaagccaGTGGTGTATTGTGAAGCTGATGCAGCACACCTTTGTTTATCTTGTGATGCTAAGGTTCATTCAGCTAATGCCCTCTCTAATCGGCATCCTCGTACTCTTGTCTGTGAGTGCTGTGGACACAACCCTGCTTATATTCGATGTTCTGATCATCAATCGTTCATGTGTCGTGACTGTGACCGATGCCATCATGATCTCTCTTCTCAGCACCAGAGAAAAGTGATCACTAGTTACATGGGGTCTCCTTCTGCTAAGGATTTGGCAGCATTATGGGGATTTGGCTTGAAAGATTTGGAAAATGTCACTCCACCAGATCAGTTCATCTCAACATCGAATGGTAAAGCGAATGGAGCTAAGGTCactccaaaaaaatttaaacggTCTCACTCGTCACCGGGGGGGTCTTCCTTAGCTTCTGAACTTGACTTCACAGGTCTTGTTGTTTCTCCAGAATCAGAAGTGGGATCAACTAGTTACTACACTAAG GTGTTAAGCTTGCGTAAACGGAGGGAGAATACTTCTCTTATTCTACAGCAGATTCTTGACTTGGAAAGACTTCAGCTTACTGAGGGCAGTAACAATTTAACAAGTGGAGAAAGTCGAAATAATGTTTCTTCATTGAAAAATTGTACATCATGGAATATGCATAACAAATTTGATTGCTTGCAGAGTTCACTTGATCTTGGCACTGAACTTCAGGATTGGGGCAGTACTCATGAAAGTCCAGTTGCTGAATCGTTTCCATTACCGTTGCCAGATGGTGATTCGTTCTGGGAATGTAAAAGTCCGGTTCAGAGTAGTCAG CTTTGGCCTCAAAATCTGCAAGATCTAGGAGCTTATGCTGAACTAGAATGTTTCGATAATTCCAATATGCCTGATGTTGATTTGACCTtccaaaactttgaagaactctTCGGTGAGGAACAGGATCTGAACGTCACTCTTCTCGAGGAGGATATGACATGCTCATCTATGGAGAATGATTCATCGATCGATAGATCAGATTACAGCTATGTTAAGAAG GACATATCAACAGCTTCATCGGTCCGTGCAGGACATTCAACTCACTTTGGCCAAGGCTACGGTGAGCACATTCCCACGATCAAGGACTGTCCTCCGCCTATAAGAACAAACTTTTCCTCCTTGTCCTTCTCAGCATCAAGGCTGAGCAGTGAAAGCAGTGGTAACGAGTACGTGGATTCACCTGCTGCCAACGATCAGGAGGTTTCATGTAACTCACAGATGGACA aaaaaaagaaggctAGGCT TTCTGTATTCAGGTATGAGAAACAAGCTCGGAATACACCTCGAAGAGCTAGGACTAACTTAAAAAAGCAGCCGATAAGAGGGCAGGTCCTGAAGGCACATTGTTATGAATCAGATGAACTTAATATGTCACGAAGCTTTTAA
- the LOC125856674 gene encoding putative zinc finger protein At1g68190 isoform X4: MEMEKACEFCMLLKPVVYCEADAAHLCLSCDAKVHSANALSNRHPRTLVCECCGHNPAYIRCSDHQSFMCRDCDRCHHDLSSQHQRKVITSYMGSPSAKDLAALWGFGLKDLENVTPPDQFISTSNGKANGAKVTPKKFKRSHSSPGGSSLASELDFTGLVVSPESEVGSTSYYTKVLSLRKRRENTSLILQQILDLERLQLTEGSNNLTSGESRNNVSSLKNCTSWNMHNKFDCLQSSLDLGTELQDWGSTHESPVAESFPLPLPDGDSFWECKSPVQSSQLWPQNLQDLGAYAELECFDNSNMPDVDLTFQNFEELFGEEQDLNVTLLEEDMTCSSMENDSSIDRSDYSYVKKDISTASSVRAGHSTHFGQGYGEHIPTIKDCPPPIRTNFSSLSFSASRLSSESSGNEYVDSPAANDQEVSCNSQMDKKKKARLYEKQARNTPRRARTNLKKQPIRGQVLKAHCYESDELNMSRSF, translated from the exons ATGGAAATGGAGAAAGCATGTGAATtttgcatgttattgaagccaGTGGTGTATTGTGAAGCTGATGCAGCACACCTTTGTTTATCTTGTGATGCTAAGGTTCATTCAGCTAATGCCCTCTCTAATCGGCATCCTCGTACTCTTGTCTGTGAGTGCTGTGGACACAACCCTGCTTATATTCGATGTTCTGATCATCAATCGTTCATGTGTCGTGACTGTGACCGATGCCATCATGATCTCTCTTCTCAGCACCAGAGAAAAGTGATCACTAGTTACATGGGGTCTCCTTCTGCTAAGGATTTGGCAGCATTATGGGGATTTGGCTTGAAAGATTTGGAAAATGTCACTCCACCAGATCAGTTCATCTCAACATCGAATGGTAAAGCGAATGGAGCTAAGGTCactccaaaaaaatttaaacggTCTCACTCGTCACCGGGGGGGTCTTCCTTAGCTTCTGAACTTGACTTCACAGGTCTTGTTGTTTCTCCAGAATCAGAAGTGGGATCAACTAGTTACTACACTAAG GTGTTAAGCTTGCGTAAACGGAGGGAGAATACTTCTCTTATTCTACAGCAGATTCTTGACTTGGAAAGACTTCAGCTTACTGAGGGCAGTAACAATTTAACAAGTGGAGAAAGTCGAAATAATGTTTCTTCATTGAAAAATTGTACATCATGGAATATGCATAACAAATTTGATTGCTTGCAGAGTTCACTTGATCTTGGCACTGAACTTCAGGATTGGGGCAGTACTCATGAAAGTCCAGTTGCTGAATCGTTTCCATTACCGTTGCCAGATGGTGATTCGTTCTGGGAATGTAAAAGTCCGGTTCAGAGTAGTCAG CTTTGGCCTCAAAATCTGCAAGATCTAGGAGCTTATGCTGAACTAGAATGTTTCGATAATTCCAATATGCCTGATGTTGATTTGACCTtccaaaactttgaagaactctTCGGTGAGGAACAGGATCTGAACGTCACTCTTCTCGAGGAGGATATGACATGCTCATCTATGGAGAATGATTCATCGATCGATAGATCAGATTACAGCTATGTTAAGAAG GACATATCAACAGCTTCATCGGTCCGTGCAGGACATTCAACTCACTTTGGCCAAGGCTACGGTGAGCACATTCCCACGATCAAGGACTGTCCTCCGCCTATAAGAACAAACTTTTCCTCCTTGTCCTTCTCAGCATCAAGGCTGAGCAGTGAAAGCAGTGGTAACGAGTACGTGGATTCACCTGCTGCCAACGATCAGGAGGTTTCATGTAACTCACAGATGGACA aaaaaaagaaggctAGGCT GTATGAGAAACAAGCTCGGAATACACCTCGAAGAGCTAGGACTAACTTAAAAAAGCAGCCGATAAGAGGGCAGGTCCTGAAGGCACATTGTTATGAATCAGATGAACTTAATATGTCACGAAGCTTTTAA
- the LOC125856673 gene encoding uncharacterized protein LOC125856673 gives MEPPLLPISTTVTTAASVAVTMSQPPPPTASHINYSNSVDSSPKSRKTNSWDDQQQQPPNAGGGGGSNGKIRLMCSYGGHIIPRPHDKSLCYIGGDTRIFVTDRNTSLFDLSSRLSKTLLAGGPFWLKYQLPNEDLDSLISVTTDEDLENMIEEYDRVTKTSRIRVFLFTSEFDSVSSSSIGSILQSSTKSEDWFVHALNGATSTSTTKVFSESSSVNCLLGLDDDVGNCNVKSVDGQLEGSFGAKNVKISAHDVQSVPDSPMVETTSSFGSTSSTPSFTSLPPIKVNVEENQRLEIEEQFSQLGVGGKVEQKQEEGGFMGLTSPPAPAAPVVGTVFSGVPVVVGGDYGNQIFSDDERSEQGVTVGYRKPVQTQPQQQQQQPPQLQPKLVLPSDLPSPNSVSSESSVMSGQRHFFYQEPAGQIHSGNNRVSANSVDMKQGDPNNRAQVQQQQVQDAGYAMPVQYDQHQQMYQPQQYVHASKYIHHTPSGPVPMTSYYPIYPSQQQTHPPHPALEHQYPVYLVHSRQPSQAYNLPVQQANYSESAQTNVPSNQPQTPPAPSMAAPAAVYNHPGNPLASKPEMTAGAYRTAAAGTPQLVQITSGQNQQQYVGYSQIHHPSQPIAPTSRATANYAYEFSDPTHAQIYYSQAHAPQFATQYQTMTSSPTVGLHSTSSQLPTEKNQPTN, from the exons ATGGAACCTCCACTTCTACCCATTTCCACCACCGTCACCACGGCGGCGTCGGTGGCCGTAACTATGTCACAACCACCACCACCGACGGCGTCACATATCAACTACTCCAACTCAGTTGATTCCTCCCCAAAGTCACGGAAAACCAATTCCTGGGATGACCAGCAACAACAACCCCCAAACGCCGGCGGCGGTGGAGGAAGTAACGGGAAGATTCGTCTTATGTGTAGCTACGGCGGACATATCATCCCTCGACCTCATGATAAATCCCTCTGTTATATCGGTGGGGATACCCGAATCTTCGTTACCGACCGAAATACTTCTCTTTTTGACCTTTCATCACGGCTTTCGAAAACCCTTTTGGCTGGAGGGCCGTTTTGGTTGAAATATCAGCTTCCAAATGAAGACCTCGATTCGCTTATTTCTGTTACCACCGATGAAGACCTTGAGAATATGATCGAGGAATACGATCGTGTTACGAAAACTTCACGGATTCGTGTGTTTCTATTCACTAGTGAATTTGATTcggtttcttcttcttcaattggGTCAATTTTACAAAGTTCTACCAAATCGGAGGATTGGTTTGTTCATGCTTTGAATGGGGCAACTTCTACTTCTACAACGAAGGTGTTTTCTGAGTCTTCGTCGGTGAATTGTCTTCTGGGTCTTGATGATGATGTTGGGAATTGTAATGTAAAGAGTGTGGATGGACAATTGGAGGGATCATTTGGTGCGAAGAATGTGAAAATTAGTGCTCATGATGTTCAGTCGGTGCCGGATTCTCCGATGGTAGAAACGACGTCGTCGTTTGGGTCGACTTCTTCCACACCGTCATTCACGAGTTTACCGCCGATTAAGGTTAATGTGGAGGAGAATCAAAGGCTTGAGATTGAGGAACAATTTTCACAGTTAGGGGTTGGAGGTAAAGTGGAGCAGAAGCAGGAAGAAGGGGGATTTATGGGTTTGACTTCACCACCTGCCCCAGCTGCTCCGGTGGTCGGAACTGTGTTTTCCGGTGTGCCGGTAGTTGTTGGTGGGGATTATGGTAATCAAATTTTTTCAGATGATGAGAGATCAGAACAAGGGGTTACTGTTGGTTATAGAAAGCCTGTTCAAACACAGCCCCAGCAACAGCAACAGCAGCCTCCACAATTGCAGCCAAAACTTGTTCTTCCTTCTGATTTGCCTTCCCCCAATTCAGTTTCAAG TGAGAGCAGTGTGATGTCTGGGCAAAGGCATTTCTTTTATCAAGAACCAGCAGGTCAAATTCATTCCGGGAACAATAGGGTTTCCGCTAATTCAGTTGATATGAAGCAGGGTGATCCGAATAATCGGGCTCAGGTACAACAACAGCAAGTCCAGGATGCTGGATATGCAATGCCAGTTCAGTATGATCAGCATCAACAAATGTATCAGCCCCAACAATATGTACATGCTAGTAAATATATCCATCATACGCCTTCCGGGCCTGTGCCAATGACATCTTATTATCCTATATACCCGTCGCAGCAGCAAACACATCCTCCGCACCCTGCTCTTGAGCACCAGTACCCTGTTTACCTTGTTCATTCTAGACAACCTTCGCAAGCTTACAATTTGCCTGTCCAGCAAGCAAATTATAGTGAGTCTGCTCAAACAAATGTTCCTTCTAACCAACCCCAAACACCTCCTGCTCCTAGCATGGCAGCTCCTGCTGCAGTTTATAACCATCCTGGAAATCCTCTTGCCTCCAAACCTGAAATGACTGCTGGTGCATATAGAACAGCAGCTGCGGGAACTCCACAATTGGTTCAGATCACTTCAGGCCAGAATCAGCAGCAATATGTTGGCTACTCTCAAATTCACCATCCCTCTCAGCCAATTGCTCCTACATCACGTGCTACCGCCAATTATGCATATGAATTTTCTGATCCTACACATGCACAAATATACTATTCTCAGGCTCATGCTCCCCAGTTTGCTACTCAATACCAAACCATGACATCATCCCCGACTGTTGGTTTACATAGTACTTCTTCGCAGCTTCCGACAGAAAAAAATCAACCAACAAATTAG
- the LOC125856674 gene encoding putative zinc finger protein At1g68190 isoform X2, with the protein MEMEKACEFCMLLKPVVYCEADAAHLCLSCDAKVHSANALSNRHPRTLVCECCGHNPAYIRCSDHQSFMCRDCDRCHHDLSSQHQRKVITSYMGSPSAKDLAALWGFGLKDLENVTPPDQFISTSNGKANGAKVTPKKFKRSHSSPGGSSLASELDFTGLVVSPESEVGSTSYYTKVLSLRKRRENTSLILQQILDLERLQLTEGSNNLTSGESRNNVSSLKNCTSWNMHNKFDCLQSSLDLGTELQDWGSTHESPVAESFPLPLPDGDSFWECKSPVQSSQLWPQNLQDLGAYAELECFDNSNMPDVDLTFQNFEELFGEEQDLNVTLLEEDMTCSSMENDSSIDRSDYSYVKKDISTASSVRAGHSTHFGQGYGEHIPTIKDCPPPIRTNFSSLSFSASRLSSESSGNEYVDSPAANDQEVSCNSQMDSKENLLAMQKEKKKARLYEKQARNTPRRARTNLKKQPIRGQVLKAHCYESDELNMSRSF; encoded by the exons ATGGAAATGGAGAAAGCATGTGAATtttgcatgttattgaagccaGTGGTGTATTGTGAAGCTGATGCAGCACACCTTTGTTTATCTTGTGATGCTAAGGTTCATTCAGCTAATGCCCTCTCTAATCGGCATCCTCGTACTCTTGTCTGTGAGTGCTGTGGACACAACCCTGCTTATATTCGATGTTCTGATCATCAATCGTTCATGTGTCGTGACTGTGACCGATGCCATCATGATCTCTCTTCTCAGCACCAGAGAAAAGTGATCACTAGTTACATGGGGTCTCCTTCTGCTAAGGATTTGGCAGCATTATGGGGATTTGGCTTGAAAGATTTGGAAAATGTCACTCCACCAGATCAGTTCATCTCAACATCGAATGGTAAAGCGAATGGAGCTAAGGTCactccaaaaaaatttaaacggTCTCACTCGTCACCGGGGGGGTCTTCCTTAGCTTCTGAACTTGACTTCACAGGTCTTGTTGTTTCTCCAGAATCAGAAGTGGGATCAACTAGTTACTACACTAAG GTGTTAAGCTTGCGTAAACGGAGGGAGAATACTTCTCTTATTCTACAGCAGATTCTTGACTTGGAAAGACTTCAGCTTACTGAGGGCAGTAACAATTTAACAAGTGGAGAAAGTCGAAATAATGTTTCTTCATTGAAAAATTGTACATCATGGAATATGCATAACAAATTTGATTGCTTGCAGAGTTCACTTGATCTTGGCACTGAACTTCAGGATTGGGGCAGTACTCATGAAAGTCCAGTTGCTGAATCGTTTCCATTACCGTTGCCAGATGGTGATTCGTTCTGGGAATGTAAAAGTCCGGTTCAGAGTAGTCAG CTTTGGCCTCAAAATCTGCAAGATCTAGGAGCTTATGCTGAACTAGAATGTTTCGATAATTCCAATATGCCTGATGTTGATTTGACCTtccaaaactttgaagaactctTCGGTGAGGAACAGGATCTGAACGTCACTCTTCTCGAGGAGGATATGACATGCTCATCTATGGAGAATGATTCATCGATCGATAGATCAGATTACAGCTATGTTAAGAAG GACATATCAACAGCTTCATCGGTCCGTGCAGGACATTCAACTCACTTTGGCCAAGGCTACGGTGAGCACATTCCCACGATCAAGGACTGTCCTCCGCCTATAAGAACAAACTTTTCCTCCTTGTCCTTCTCAGCATCAAGGCTGAGCAGTGAAAGCAGTGGTAACGAGTACGTGGATTCACCTGCTGCCAACGATCAGGAGGTTTCATGTAACTCACAGATGGACAGTAAAGAGAATCTATTAGCAatgcagaaagaaaaaaagaaggctAGGCT GTATGAGAAACAAGCTCGGAATACACCTCGAAGAGCTAGGACTAACTTAAAAAAGCAGCCGATAAGAGGGCAGGTCCTGAAGGCACATTGTTATGAATCAGATGAACTTAATATGTCACGAAGCTTTTAA